Proteins encoded by one window of Clostridium cagae:
- a CDS encoding LrgB family protein: MDIIINNILFGLVLSLIAFEIGIFINKKTGVALLNPLLIAIAFIICFLFAFNIDFSTYNEGGQFINMFLGPSTVVLAVPLYNQIELLKKNAVAIFSGVFLGSIIGMFSVMGISYFVGLDSTIIKSLIPKSVTTPIGIEISSNLGGLVPITVLAIIITGIMGAILGPAICKIFKIKDKVAIGISIGTAAHAVGTTKALELGDTEGAMSSLSIGVAGLMTVFMAPISYHLAIFMYHFIR; this comes from the coding sequence ACATAATAATTAATAACATCTTATTTGGTTTAGTACTTTCTTTAATCGCATTTGAAATAGGCATATTTATAAATAAAAAAACAGGTGTTGCTTTATTAAATCCATTACTTATAGCAATTGCATTTATAATATGTTTCTTATTTGCATTTAATATAGATTTTAGTACTTATAATGAAGGTGGACAATTTATAAATATGTTTTTAGGACCTTCAACAGTTGTACTAGCTGTACCGCTTTATAACCAAATAGAGTTACTTAAGAAAAATGCTGTAGCTATTTTTTCTGGAGTATTTTTGGGAAGTATTATTGGAATGTTCTCTGTAATGGGAATATCTTATTTCGTAGGATTAGATTCTACTATAATAAAATCTTTAATTCCAAAATCTGTAACAACACCAATAGGTATTGAAATAAGTAGTAATTTAGGTGGACTAGTTCCTATTACTGTACTTGCAATTATAATTACTGGAATTATGGGGGCTATATTAGGACCTGCTATATGTAAAATATTCAAAATTAAAGACAAGGTAGCAATTGGAATATCAATTGGTACAGCTGCTCATGCTGTAGGTACTACAAAAGCTTTAGAACTTGGAGACACTGAAGGTGCTATGAGTAGCCTTTCAATTGGTGTTGCAGGTCTTATGACTGTATTTATGGCTCCAATATCTTATCATTTAGCAATATTTATGTATCATTTTATAAGATAG
- a CDS encoding type IA DNA topoisomerase, with the protein MAKVIIAEKPSVAKNIADALNIKTRKDGYFKGEEYYITWAFGHLLQLYDAKDYDENMKGWRMEKFPFIPESFQYKVKCDNIDRTVEDKGAAKQINIIKSLIEQEDVDGVISATDFDREGQVIADELFNYLNIQKPIYRLLLNEWTPDEVKKGMGSLKENKEMQFLQDAGIGRQWTDWIIGINLTSVSTLKYKFEENKTINIGRVLLPTLKIIYDRDKEIENFEATTYYKLTSTFKNSSNEEFDGLYYEKESEKFEDKSVLDNLVKLLDGTNATIIDKQTEKKKDYPPYLFNLSNLQGYITSKYKGWTSDKVLKVAQSLYEKKYTTYPRTASVVLEESLEDRARKVLNTLKIGLPYEKDIKFIKTKRVFDNSKVESHSAITPTYIKPNGLSKDEEIVYNAIKNRFIMQFMPIAEFEETKIRLKPSNEEIQGEFISKGKVQLVEGWRVVEKIDTKDTILPMVNVDEKVDIVSNKVNKVTKKPPKHHTEKTLLRVMETCGKGIEGKEDSEEMMQSILNGFSIGTPATRAETIKKLKDIGYIGTKGKSLICTQLGINIVEIFPVQELLDLEYTGRLESTLSDIEKGKFKKSDFMSLIYDFTNNAVDKIKKDTSALSKFKVELPEGAEEIGKCPVCGNSVIENEKNFGCTNWKNGCKYTIWKDDKYISSFGKKVSKEMVVLLLKNGKVGFRNLKSKKGNTFSAYFRYEKNEKTGYFNWNIEFI; encoded by the coding sequence ATGGCAAAGGTAATTATTGCAGAAAAACCTTCTGTTGCAAAAAATATTGCAGATGCGTTAAATATAAAAACTAGAAAAGATGGTTATTTTAAAGGTGAAGAGTACTATATCACTTGGGCCTTTGGTCATCTTTTACAATTATATGATGCAAAAGATTATGATGAAAATATGAAGGGGTGGAGAATGGAGAAGTTTCCATTTATTCCTGAATCTTTTCAGTATAAAGTAAAGTGTGATAATATTGATAGAACAGTTGAAGATAAAGGCGCTGCAAAACAAATTAACATAATAAAGTCCTTAATAGAGCAAGAAGATGTAGATGGAGTTATATCTGCTACGGATTTTGATAGAGAAGGGCAAGTAATTGCAGATGAATTGTTTAATTATTTAAATATTCAAAAGCCAATATACAGATTATTGTTAAATGAATGGACTCCAGATGAAGTAAAAAAAGGGATGGGAAGTTTAAAAGAAAATAAAGAAATGCAATTTTTGCAAGATGCAGGAATAGGCAGGCAATGGACAGATTGGATTATTGGAATAAATTTAACTTCTGTTAGTACATTGAAGTATAAATTTGAAGAAAACAAAACTATTAACATAGGTAGAGTATTATTACCAACGTTAAAGATAATATATGACAGAGATAAAGAAATAGAGAATTTTGAAGCTACTACTTACTATAAATTAACTTCTACATTTAAAAATTCAAGTAATGAAGAATTTGACGGGTTATATTATGAAAAGGAATCAGAAAAGTTTGAAGATAAAAGTGTTTTAGATAATTTAGTAAAATTACTAGATGGAACTAATGCAACTATAATAGACAAACAAACTGAAAAAAAGAAAGATTATCCACCATATCTTTTCAACTTATCTAATTTACAAGGATATATAACAAGTAAGTATAAAGGATGGACATCAGATAAAGTATTAAAGGTTGCACAAAGCCTTTATGAAAAGAAATATACAACTTATCCTAGAACTGCAAGCGTGGTCTTAGAAGAGAGCTTAGAGGACAGAGCAAGGAAAGTTTTAAATACATTAAAGATAGGATTACCTTACGAAAAAGATATTAAGTTTATAAAAACTAAAAGAGTATTTGATAATTCAAAGGTTGAAAGCCATAGTGCAATAACACCAACATATATTAAGCCAAATGGACTTAGTAAAGATGAAGAAATTGTTTATAATGCTATTAAAAATAGATTTATAATGCAGTTTATGCCTATTGCAGAGTTTGAAGAAACAAAGATAAGATTAAAACCATCTAATGAGGAAATACAAGGAGAGTTTATATCAAAAGGAAAAGTTCAACTTGTAGAGGGATGGAGAGTAGTTGAAAAAATAGATACTAAAGATACAATACTGCCTATGGTTAATGTAGACGAAAAAGTAGATATAGTATCAAATAAAGTAAATAAGGTAACTAAAAAACCACCAAAGCATCATACAGAAAAAACATTACTTAGAGTTATGGAAACTTGCGGTAAGGGGATAGAAGGAAAAGAAGATTCTGAAGAGATGATGCAATCTATATTAAATGGATTTAGTATAGGAACTCCAGCAACTAGAGCAGAAACTATCAAAAAACTTAAAGATATCGGATACATAGGAACTAAAGGAAAAAGTCTTATATGTACGCAATTAGGCATAAATATAGTTGAAATATTTCCAGTTCAAGAACTTTTGGACCTCGAGTATACAGGTAGACTTGAAAGCACATTATCTGATATAGAAAAAGGTAAATTTAAAAAGTCTGATTTTATGAGTTTGATATATGATTTTACGAATAATGCTGTTGATAAAATAAAAAAGGATACATCAGCTTTATCTAAATTTAAAGTGGAACTTCCAGAAGGTGCAGAGGAAATTGGAAAATGTCCTGTATGTGGAAATTCAGTCATTGAAAATGAAAAGAACTTTGGATGTACAAATTGGAAAAATGGATGTAAGTATACCATATGGAAAGACGATAAATATATATCATCCTTTGGTAAAAAAGTTTCTAAAGAAATGGTTGTTTTATTACTTAAGAATGGAAAAGTAGGATTTAGAAATTTAAAGAGTAAAAAAGGAAATACATTTTCAGCATATTTTAGATATGAAAAAAATGAGAAAACAGGATATTTTAATTGGAATATTGAATTTATATAA
- a CDS encoding TspO/MBR family protein — protein MREEKKRTKKIFFIPLIISVGLPLLIAWLINSTMPYIGDLYKSLNKPFFAPPASVFPIVWTILYILMGIACYRVYILKYRGIDTSSAIFTYCIQLLLNFLWTFIFFGLRLYGIAFIELLVLLFFAVITFIKFYNKDKIAGLLFIPYLLWLTYAGVLNFYVWMLNEM, from the coding sequence ATGAGAGAAGAAAAAAAGAGAACTAAAAAAATATTTTTTATACCACTTATAATATCAGTAGGATTACCATTACTTATAGCTTGGCTTATAAATTCTACAATGCCTTATATAGGTGACTTATATAAAAGTTTAAATAAGCCTTTTTTTGCGCCGCCAGCAAGTGTATTTCCTATTGTTTGGACCATTTTATATATATTAATGGGAATAGCTTGTTATAGAGTATATATACTTAAATATAGAGGTATAGATACAAGCTCAGCAATATTTACTTATTGTATACAGTTATTATTAAATTTTTTATGGACCTTTATATTCTTTGGATTAAGATTATATGGAATAGCTTTTATAGAATTGTTAGTATTATTATTCTTTGCAGTTATAACATTTATTAAATTTTATAATAAAGATAAAATTGCAGGATTGTTATTTATTCCATATTTACTTTGGCTCACCTATGCTGGAGTATTAAATTTTTATGTATGGATGTTAAATGAAATGTAG